Proteins encoded together in one Streptomyces umbrinus window:
- a CDS encoding lipopolysaccharide biosynthesis protein — MSSSTSESSETEAPDMSAVGSRSYLQAVLRSFAAKAVVLVLGGAATLLSARSVVDTLGIAGYALVALVSTLPSLLAVSELGVGAAVIDAFSSGDREHMLRTITAGARTLLCAGSAIAVCGVLTAVSGAADALLASTSGPGAAPCIAVVSVLFGCSLPLSLGGSVLGGLGRYHFAVLLQGAGTLIALTVVLLGAAYDAPPAVFAASVLIGQCAAGAGSLLLAGRMLRMRLLRVVLFPLRRFPGTRIIQLAGPMAVIKVTSAVAYGADRLVLSSVATPVAVAVYSAGAQLYAPASALIAAAALPLWRMFSRHRRTSPQAPRRQLLQLTAYFTAGGLAISVLLVTAGPTVASWMLHGRVAVGPGLMAAFSALVLSHAVNYPVAMWLSDPAGLRFQAVRAVLMAVVNLAASVPLAHFMGPTGPVFASAGAHFLCVTVPCHRRVFTRRGRAA, encoded by the coding sequence ATGAGCTCATCGACCAGTGAAAGCTCGGAGACCGAGGCCCCCGACATGTCCGCAGTCGGGTCCAGGTCCTATCTACAGGCCGTCCTGAGATCGTTTGCCGCTAAGGCTGTCGTGCTCGTTCTGGGGGGAGCCGCCACACTGCTGTCGGCGCGCAGTGTCGTCGACACTCTCGGTATTGCCGGCTATGCGCTCGTCGCCCTGGTCAGTACGCTGCCGAGCCTGCTCGCGGTCTCCGAGCTCGGTGTCGGAGCCGCCGTGATCGACGCATTTTCCAGTGGAGACCGCGAGCACATGCTCCGCACCATCACCGCGGGTGCCCGGACACTTCTGTGCGCAGGCTCTGCCATTGCCGTTTGCGGAGTTCTGACGGCTGTCTCGGGTGCGGCCGACGCACTGCTCGCCAGCACGTCCGGACCGGGCGCCGCCCCGTGCATCGCTGTCGTATCCGTGCTGTTCGGCTGCAGCCTGCCCCTTAGCCTGGGTGGATCAGTGCTCGGGGGCTTGGGCCGCTATCACTTCGCCGTGCTCCTGCAAGGAGCCGGCACGCTCATCGCGTTGACCGTCGTGCTGCTCGGTGCCGCATATGACGCGCCCCCGGCAGTCTTCGCCGCGTCGGTGCTCATCGGGCAGTGTGCCGCCGGAGCGGGCAGCCTGTTGCTGGCCGGCCGCATGCTGAGGATGCGCTTGCTCCGTGTCGTGCTTTTTCCGCTTCGTCGGTTCCCAGGCACCCGGATCATTCAACTGGCAGGACCTATGGCTGTGATCAAGGTGACCTCCGCCGTCGCCTATGGTGCGGATCGCCTTGTCCTCAGCAGCGTCGCGACCCCCGTCGCCGTGGCCGTCTATTCGGCGGGAGCCCAGCTCTACGCTCCTGCCTCCGCGCTCATTGCAGCGGCGGCGCTGCCGCTGTGGCGAATGTTCAGTAGGCATCGTCGTACCTCCCCGCAGGCACCGCGCCGCCAACTGCTGCAACTCACGGCGTATTTTACCGCGGGCGGCCTGGCGATCAGTGTCCTGCTGGTGACCGCTGGCCCGACTGTGGCGAGTTGGATGCTGCACGGCCGTGTGGCCGTCGGGCCTGGGCTGATGGCTGCCTTTTCCGCCTTGGTCCTCTCCCACGCGGTGAACTATCCCGTGGCGATGTGGCTCTCGGATCCGGCAGGGCTCCGCTTCCAGGCTGTGCGAGCCGTCCTCATGGCCGTCGTCAACCTGGCGGCGTCGGTTCCGCTGGCCCACTTTATGGGACCCACAGGACCTGTGTTCGCCTCCGCCGGTGCCCACTTTCTGTGTGTGACCGTCCCATGTCATCGGAGGGTCTTCACTCGGCGTGGCAGGGCAGCGTAG